One window from the genome of Gimesia aquarii encodes:
- a CDS encoding DinB family protein, with the protein MDLLDRLLQHDAWTTRHLLDVCATLNDAQLDQEFDIGHRTLRATLHHIIHNMEVWTSLMMQEEIQRQSNLTIPGMTQRLTVAEERLANLARKVARDEAWDKLWTDQLDDPPRDKAYGTSIAHIITHSMHHRAQVLYMLRVSGVKPLPEGDVFSWEAQWKSDLVKSNHTPSGDS; encoded by the coding sequence ATGGATTTACTTGATCGCCTGCTTCAACACGATGCGTGGACCACGCGGCATTTATTAGATGTCTGCGCGACACTCAATGATGCTCAGCTTGATCAGGAATTCGATATTGGTCATCGAACGCTGCGTGCGACACTGCATCACATCATCCACAACATGGAGGTCTGGACCTCATTGATGATGCAGGAAGAAATTCAGAGGCAATCGAACTTAACTATTCCGGGAATGACTCAGCGGCTCACTGTCGCTGAAGAGCGACTCGCAAACCTAGCACGAAAAGTTGCGAGAGATGAGGCATGGGACAAATTGTGGACAGACCAACTTGATGATCCACCACGAGACAAGGCCTATGGAACAAGCATCGCGCACATTATCACACATAGCATGCATCACCGTGCGCAAGTACTCTATATGTTAAGAGTCTCAGGTGTAAAACCACTTCCTGAGGGGGATGTCTTTAGCTGGGAAGCACAATGGAAATCTGATCTTGTAAAAAGTAACCATACCCCGTCAGGCGATTCTTGA
- a CDS encoding DUF1559 family PulG-like putative transporter, with protein sequence MNKGRMKKSSGFTLIELLVVIAIIAILIALLLPAVQQAREAARRSSCKNNMKQIGLAMHNYHSAHNTFPPGYITKTACNTTGVWPACNMGELGIYGWATFVLPFMDQAPLYNLLNTGSVNLDQNLANATVRQALQKPMTVFLCPSDPGPNLNDYESASDRYDFNVTDGTTVYQIARSNYVMVANAWDSTTPAVYRIQYGPAHGTGFANSNIRFRDITDGTSNTLLAGERAYIYKTANKVGGANVIGFSGSNNTQSSSYARKGNGLAAIGLTYNGINAIVGGEHDVRGFSSNHVGGAHFVFCDGSVHFLSENIDYKKGTVSVATHVQDINSTFQRLAVRDDGQVVGEF encoded by the coding sequence ATGAACAAAGGCCGAATGAAAAAATCAAGTGGGTTTACTCTAATTGAGTTATTAGTGGTCATTGCGATCATCGCCATTCTGATCGCACTATTGTTACCCGCTGTACAACAAGCGCGAGAGGCTGCACGAAGGTCGTCTTGTAAAAACAACATGAAGCAAATTGGTTTGGCAATGCACAACTATCACTCCGCGCATAACACGTTTCCACCAGGCTATATCACAAAAACAGCCTGCAATACGACAGGTGTCTGGCCTGCTTGTAATATGGGAGAGCTGGGAATCTATGGCTGGGCAACGTTTGTTTTACCCTTCATGGACCAGGCTCCGCTTTATAATTTACTCAATACGGGCAGTGTGAACCTTGATCAAAACTTAGCAAATGCCACCGTACGTCAAGCGTTGCAAAAACCGATGACGGTCTTTCTCTGTCCTTCCGATCCGGGACCCAATCTCAATGATTATGAATCGGCTTCTGATCGATATGATTTCAATGTGACTGATGGCACTACTGTCTATCAGATTGCTCGTTCGAATTATGTCATGGTGGCAAACGCCTGGGACAGTACGACGCCTGCTGTCTATCGGATTCAATACGGTCCCGCTCATGGAACTGGTTTCGCTAATTCGAACATTCGTTTCCGTGACATTACCGATGGAACGAGTAACACGCTCCTTGCTGGCGAAAGAGCGTATATCTACAAAACAGCAAACAAAGTTGGCGGAGCCAATGTAATTGGGTTCTCAGGTTCGAATAATACGCAAAGTAGCAGCTATGCCAGAAAAGGGAACGGGCTGGCTGCCATTGGTCTGACTTACAATGGCATCAACGCGATTGTCGGGGGAGAACACGATGTGCGCGGTTTTAGTAGTAATCATGTAGGGGGCGCCCATTTTGTGTTCTGTGATGGATCGGTCCACTTTTTGAGCGAGAATATCGATTACAAAAAAGGCACTGTTTCAGTGGCAACTCACGTTCAAGACATCAATTCCACGTTTCAACGCCTCGCTGTTCGAGACGATGGACAGGTTGTGGGTGAATTCTAA
- a CDS encoding transthyretin-like family protein, giving the protein MTRMMLLAALSIMVGMSVGCSDRAPDMPELGRVHGTITLDGKPLPDVTIYFEPEKGRPSTAKANPDGFYEAFYLIDEKGVKIGPCSVRVEWGIDDSGPVIPVKYGIRSELSLNVKPGDNTYDIEMKSS; this is encoded by the coding sequence ATGACACGTATGATGTTGCTTGCTGCTCTCTCAATAATGGTCGGAATGAGCGTTGGTTGTAGTGACCGTGCTCCAGATATGCCCGAACTGGGCAGAGTTCATGGAACCATTACCCTAGATGGAAAACCGCTTCCTGACGTCACGATATATTTCGAACCCGAGAAAGGACGTCCCTCAACTGCAAAAGCGAACCCGGATGGGTTTTACGAAGCGTTCTATCTGATTGATGAAAAAGGAGTCAAAATCGGACCCTGCAGCGTCCGAGTGGAATGGGGTATCGACGACTCCGGTCCAGTGATCCCTGTGAAATATGGCATCAGGAGTGAACTGAGTCTTAATGTGAAACCAGGTGATAACACATACGATATTGAGATGAAGTCTAGTTAA
- a CDS encoding prenyltransferase/squalene oxidase repeat-containing protein yields MSNFKIVSFAVLTLVSSSLTMAQTPEKSKKLQYHYENIAIPQASADEPIRQEFSLELAERYLEQGALAWTKQRKCVSCHTNGLYLFSRPALSGELGPPSSESRNFFVKELRKLKTMDREKLLKGIRPTQVAYIAAGLAEWDRHVSKALSPQTDEALRFMLSLQAKDGSWGNADCWPPFESSNFQGATVAARALSSAPGWLDGLKDETLQSGVERLKAYLQNTEPAHDYGRLIFLWTAARYPDLISDEKKQALIEIVMQHQRPDGGWSIRTFAAPEAWGRGNRAKKLREEAEFDKTANAWKNPASDGHQTGLAILVLRENGVPANDPRIQKGIKWLLKNQRESGRWWTRSLNTDRWHFITYSGTFYPLQALKQCNVLPTLKQTTAR; encoded by the coding sequence ATGAGCAATTTTAAAATCGTCTCGTTTGCTGTACTGACTTTGGTTAGTTCGTCTTTGACGATGGCACAAACACCTGAAAAAAGTAAAAAACTTCAGTATCACTATGAGAACATTGCCATTCCACAAGCGAGCGCCGATGAACCGATTCGTCAAGAATTTTCGCTTGAATTGGCGGAACGTTATCTCGAACAGGGAGCGCTCGCCTGGACGAAGCAGCGAAAGTGTGTCAGTTGTCACACGAACGGGCTGTATCTGTTTTCCAGGCCTGCGTTGAGTGGGGAATTAGGGCCGCCATCCAGTGAAAGTCGTAACTTCTTTGTTAAGGAGCTACGAAAATTGAAAACCATGGATCGGGAAAAGTTACTAAAAGGAATTCGGCCAACTCAGGTGGCTTATATTGCAGCAGGATTAGCGGAGTGGGATCGGCATGTCAGCAAAGCGCTTTCACCTCAGACTGATGAAGCCTTACGGTTTATGTTGAGTCTGCAGGCAAAGGATGGGAGTTGGGGCAATGCGGATTGCTGGCCCCCTTTTGAATCGAGCAACTTTCAGGGAGCAACTGTCGCAGCGCGAGCACTTTCCTCTGCGCCAGGCTGGTTAGATGGTTTAAAAGACGAGACTTTACAGTCTGGAGTAGAGCGGCTTAAAGCTTACTTACAGAATACGGAGCCAGCACACGATTACGGCCGACTGATTTTTTTATGGACGGCGGCCCGCTATCCGGATTTGATCAGTGACGAGAAGAAACAGGCATTGATCGAGATAGTGATGCAGCATCAACGGCCCGATGGGGGCTGGTCCATTCGTACTTTTGCAGCCCCTGAAGCCTGGGGGCGAGGAAATCGTGCAAAGAAGTTACGCGAAGAAGCCGAATTTGATAAAACTGCTAATGCCTGGAAGAATCCAGCCAGTGATGGGCATCAGACGGGTTTGGCGATTCTTGTTTTACGAGAAAATGGTGTGCCCGCCAACGATCCACGGATTCAAAAAGGCATTAAATGGTTGCTGAAAAATCAACGTGAGTCGGGACGCTGGTGGACAAGGTCACTTAACACCGACCGCTGGCATTTCATTACTTATAGTGGAACCTTTTATCCTTTGCAGGCGCTCAAACAGTGTAATGTCTTACCGACATTGAAACAAACAACGGCGAGATGA
- a CDS encoding tetratricopeptide repeat protein has product MMDHCLKRLVFRQISLNLTILTVCLCLLQNVMAQTNGNPNPQPMTPTELQAFGKQIQQTVRSQDAVKFRQLFDWQTFIDRTLAEFEQNPAVQQSMKPIRQQLQATYDGKNQGIDTELLAEIANGADYRFLSMRKEQNQYKVIFRFLRPDWSLNYHALIIEKQQSGKLKIVDIDSFSTGELLSQSIKWSLMPEIQKAQLSVQNKLNAEEKSRIQEQKKLYDFLSLSSEKSDPFQAYQQLAKQYKGRKTVLLRLAQDTIEKENHKKYLQVLNVFRKYHPGDLTVELLSIDYFILMSEFSSALECLDRLNASIKTVDPYLYSLRAGILIEMGDIALAGKYAGKASEIEPNLLQPYMHLINISVVQSNFDQTIKYLDILKSKFGFSYEDLDLSELDNYTKFTNSTQFKKWKANQK; this is encoded by the coding sequence ATGATGGATCATTGTCTCAAACGCCTTGTTTTTCGGCAAATTTCACTCAATCTCACTATTTTAACGGTCTGTCTATGCTTGCTACAAAATGTGATGGCCCAGACAAATGGAAATCCTAATCCACAACCGATGACTCCGACAGAATTGCAGGCATTCGGCAAGCAGATCCAACAGACAGTACGTTCTCAGGACGCAGTGAAATTCCGTCAATTATTCGACTGGCAAACGTTTATTGACAGAACACTCGCTGAATTCGAGCAGAATCCAGCCGTCCAGCAATCCATGAAACCGATTCGCCAGCAATTACAAGCAACTTATGATGGAAAAAATCAGGGGATCGATACTGAGTTGTTGGCTGAAATTGCTAATGGAGCTGATTATCGCTTCTTAAGTATGAGAAAAGAGCAGAATCAGTACAAAGTCATTTTCCGCTTCCTTAGACCCGACTGGAGTTTGAATTACCATGCCTTGATTATTGAAAAACAACAGTCTGGCAAATTAAAGATTGTTGACATTGACAGCTTTTCTACCGGTGAACTGCTCTCGCAATCAATCAAATGGTCCTTAATGCCGGAAATCCAAAAAGCGCAATTAAGTGTTCAAAACAAACTCAATGCTGAGGAAAAAAGCCGTATTCAAGAGCAGAAGAAATTATACGACTTTCTAAGCCTCTCCTCAGAAAAAAGTGATCCCTTTCAGGCTTACCAGCAACTTGCTAAGCAGTATAAGGGAAGAAAAACTGTTTTGTTGAGACTGGCTCAAGATACCATCGAAAAAGAGAACCACAAAAAATATCTGCAAGTATTGAATGTGTTCCGTAAGTACCATCCGGGTGACTTAACTGTGGAACTGTTAAGTATCGATTATTTTATCTTAATGAGCGAATTTTCCTCAGCTTTGGAATGTCTCGATCGCTTAAATGCCTCAATCAAAACGGTCGATCCTTACCTTTACTCTTTACGAGCAGGAATTCTGATCGAAATGGGTGACATTGCCTTAGCAGGAAAATATGCGGGTAAAGCAAGTGAAATTGAACCAAACTTATTGCAACCCTATATGCATCTCATCAATATTTCCGTAGTGCAAAGCAACTTCGATCAAACCATCAAATATCTGGACATCTTGAAATCGAAATTTGGTTTTTCATATGAAGATCTCGATCTCAGTGAATTGGACAACTATACCAAATTTACGAATTCTACTCAGTTTAAAAAATGGAAAGCGAACCAAAAGTAA
- a CDS encoding glycosyltransferase family 87 protein produces the protein MSSPPKQPQINNWPVARKVLWVILFICAMAVFAPGYIAALRPAEGQIFDFFKEWASVKNRATGMPVYSDQQVALKKHLNLKLTDSNGFFDQYNTHPPTANLIAIPFTWLTYRDAHLAWNLLSLGMLCLTLYWIVKGLEIQMTVWSTIALLTLFLACDPLQQSLIQGQPNLLLTLLIVGAWKAGNSGRPFASGMCLGLATAIKIYPAYLFLYFLVRRDWRAISGGAVSFGLITLLTTAIFGVDTYSDYLTVALPSLADVTNNWSNASLLAFWKRLFEHSANTIQPLVNSPTLLQISVWSSWLVMTGLVVASIWKTRAEKFSDRGYAITITAMLLMTPTTWHHYFILLALPIGLLLALSQPHTGKRWVVNLVIFALALSPRVVWALAIHSQKAGTPQGITPWENGGMVALPWQSLTVLSYQFYALLVIIVLLWPNKANQAEETIASQEH, from the coding sequence GTGTCGAGCCCACCTAAACAACCTCAGATCAACAACTGGCCTGTCGCACGTAAGGTCCTGTGGGTGATCCTCTTTATCTGCGCGATGGCGGTGTTCGCCCCTGGTTACATTGCAGCCCTGAGACCGGCAGAGGGTCAAATCTTTGATTTTTTTAAGGAGTGGGCTTCTGTTAAAAATCGAGCGACTGGCATGCCTGTTTACTCAGACCAGCAGGTGGCGCTAAAAAAACACCTCAATCTCAAACTGACAGATTCGAACGGTTTTTTCGACCAGTACAATACTCACCCTCCGACAGCAAACTTAATCGCCATCCCGTTTACCTGGTTGACCTATCGCGATGCCCATCTAGCCTGGAACCTATTGTCACTTGGCATGCTTTGTCTCACATTGTACTGGATTGTAAAAGGTCTTGAGATTCAGATGACTGTCTGGTCGACAATCGCATTACTTACTTTGTTTCTGGCCTGTGACCCTCTTCAACAAAGCCTGATTCAGGGTCAGCCCAATCTGCTACTGACTCTACTGATCGTCGGCGCATGGAAAGCTGGCAATTCAGGAAGGCCTTTCGCTTCGGGAATGTGCCTGGGCTTAGCGACTGCCATCAAAATCTATCCAGCCTATTTATTTTTGTACTTCCTGGTTCGACGCGACTGGCGAGCCATCTCTGGAGGGGCCGTCTCCTTTGGTCTGATTACTCTGCTCACTACTGCGATCTTCGGGGTCGACACGTACAGCGATTACCTTACGGTCGCGTTACCTTCACTGGCCGATGTCACCAACAACTGGAGTAATGCATCCCTGCTTGCATTCTGGAAACGACTCTTCGAACACTCAGCAAACACCATACAACCCCTTGTGAATTCACCTACTTTATTACAAATTTCAGTCTGGTCGTCCTGGCTCGTGATGACAGGATTGGTAGTGGCGTCGATCTGGAAAACGCGGGCGGAAAAGTTCAGTGATCGGGGATACGCGATTACCATCACCGCCATGTTACTCATGACCCCGACCACCTGGCATCATTACTTTATTTTACTCGCTCTGCCAATTGGGTTACTGCTGGCATTATCGCAGCCACATACAGGAAAACGCTGGGTTGTGAATTTAGTCATCTTTGCTCTGGCCCTCAGTCCGCGTGTTGTCTGGGCACTCGCAATTCATTCTCAGAAGGCCGGCACACCGCAGGGAATTACTCCTTGGGAAAACGGTGGCATGGTGGCCCTTCCCTGGCAATCACTCACGGTACTTTCATATCAGTTTTATGCACTGTTAGTTATCATCGTACTCCTCTGGCCAAACAAAGCAAATCAAGCCGAAGAAACAATCGCATCTCAAGAACATTGA